In Drosophila innubila isolate TH190305 chromosome 2R unlocalized genomic scaffold, UK_Dinn_1.0 1_C_2R, whole genome shotgun sequence, the following are encoded in one genomic region:
- the LOC117785453 gene encoding putative cyclin-dependent serine/threonine-protein kinase DDB_G0272797/DDB_G0274007, whose amino-acid sequence MQRNRHLALPLVLLAIGLCACAHAAATGAPSPTATTEKPKGFSSRSLDVSAAGDLDDDFETQAQTHLAYRQQQQQQLQQQRPQYEYSEEDQEEAPRQVYLNRNVKQQSNYLKKKPTSEESEEEEEEVEEPDRLSTLLSKSSFSCTDRNSGYYADESLSCEVFHYCQESQKHSWICPEGFTFHQIHLICMPPSHDNICKQSSKYHIVNDYLYKPINLQEHQSKPNVTLRYSERYFPENYYEHERYDDEEEEELPAPRPRIHHQPQPQQQQQQQHRQAIAYQPQAQQAQLQHQHQPQQVQQVRVQYQQQPQVVTQIRHQQPQPTTIAYRKPLPTTTIQPQIQPQLQLHQLHHQTQQRPQTLAPTVTPAPYRFFTAAPPQLQHLHQQQQQVYRTPEEINISLQQRRPQVFIATSTPRYYEDEYLYERRK is encoded by the exons ATGCA ACGCAATCGACACTTAGCCCTGCCACTAGTCCTTCTGGCCATCGGCCTGTGCGCCTGCGCACATGCTGCCGCCACTGGAGCACCCTCTCCGACGGCCACCACGGAGAAGCCCAAAGGATTCTCATCGCGATCTTTGGATGTCAGCGCAGCCGGTGATCTAGATGATGACTTCGAGACTCAGGCTCAAACGCATTTGGCCTaccgacaacagcagcagcaacagttgcaacaacagcgtcCTCAGTATGAGTACAGCGAGGAGGATCAGGAGGAGGCGCCTCGCCAGGTGTATCTTAATCGGAATGTGAAACAGCAGAGCAACTATCTGAAGAAGAAGCCAACCAGCGAGGAGagcgaggaggaggaagaggaagtgGAGGAGCCCGATCGTCTATCCACACTACTCAGCAAATCCTCCTTCAGCTGCACGGATCGCAACTCTGG TTACTATGCGGATGAATCGCTGAGCTGTGAGGTGTTCCATTATTGCCAGGAGAGCCAGAAGCATTCGTGGATCTGCCCTGAGGGCTTCACCTTCCATCAAATCCATTTGATTTGCATGCCACCCTCGCACGACAACATCTGCAAGCAGTCCTCCAAGTATCACATAGTCAACGATTATCTCTACAAGCCTATCAATCTGCAGGAGCATCAAAGCAAGCCCAATGTGACGCTGCGCTACTCGGAACGCTACTTCCCGGAGAACTACTATGAGCATGAGCGTTACGATgatgaggaagaggaggagttGCCAGCGCCCAGACCACGCATTCATCatcagccacagccacagcaacagcagcagcaacagcatcgtCAGGCGATTGCCTATCAGCCACAGGCACAACAGGCTCAGctgcagcatcagcatcaaccACAGCAAGTGCAGCAGGTGCGTGTGCAATaccaacagcagccacaggtCGTCACACAGATACGACACCAGCAACCGCAGCCGACGACAATTGCCTATCGCAAGCCATTGCCGACGACAACGATTCAACCGCAAATCCAGccgcagttgcaattgcatcAGCTGCATCATCAGACGCAGCAGAGACCGCAGACCCTTGCGCCCACTGTGACTCCAGCGCCATATCGCTTCTTCACAGCCGCGCCACCGCAGCTCCAGCATttgcatcagcagcagcagcaggtcTATCGTACGCCCGAAGAGATCAACATATCGTTGCAGCAGCGTCGGCCGCAGGTCTTCATTGCCACCTCAACGCCACGTTACTATGAGGATGAGTATCTGTATGAGCGAAGGAAGTGA